The genomic segment CCCATCTGGTTACAACTCTGGCCTCCAGTCCTGTAACACAATAATGACAGTATTTCTGTTATGGTCCCCATTTTCAAATGTTAGATGCTCTGATggattcttttaaataattatgcTTTCTTCAGATAGCTCATTTAGGTTATTGGATGTTTCTGTCTTATGCAGTCTCACATTGTAAGGCTGTACCACAGTTATTAATTACAGCTGTTTTGCATTTTGTCACGATGAGAAAGCACAAGGACCACCAACCTGAGCCTGAGCATACCAAAGGGATATTCTGGGATATCCACAAAGCCGCCTTTGCCGCAGTCAGGCGTGTGGAACCCCAGGGACTGCACCATCAGATGTGCTTCTAGTCCAGCGGCCCGCAGGCCCTCCTTCATGAGCTTCATTGTCCTCAAGCTGGTTTCTGGCCCAAATCGGCAGTTCACGCCCACAATCGTAGCCcctatgcaaagaaataaagaccttttacattttatttattcatttgcttattttactttttgatagTTGGAAGGTGCCTTGGAAATTAGCTCTCCCACTCCACCTCCCAAGGTAACCGATTCCagttaattcttttatttctgaattgcTCTCACAATAGTAAGCAACTTTTgttaaatttcacaaagaataaCTGAATTGTTTATCACGTTATGGTTCCAAATTACCTGCCTTCACCAGCTTAACAGCACAGTCTCCAGGTGTCACATCATGCATGTCTCCCTCTGGGCCTATGCACATGGTAGCTGCCACTGGTTTACCCGATTCTTTCAAGACTTCCACAGCCCACACTGCTTCCTCAGCATGCTCAAAATACTAAGAGAGATTTCACTTTTTCTATTGGTCCAAATATAAAGCAGGTTTTGAGTGATAGAATGCAAATGTTGCAAAAAATTAACCAAGTATGTATAATATGTGGTAAAACTTGCTAAGGAATGTGTCTCTGTCAGACTGACTAAAGGATCACTTTCTGagtgttttaatttctttagcAATGATAGATTTCATTCAGAGGTCATTGATTCAGTGAGATGATGttgctaaaaaaacaaaaaacataccaAAAACCCAcaaaggttttttaaaataattgagtaTTTAAATTCATAATTTTGAAGGAACAAACATTTTACTGGTAAATTTTGGACTCATCTTTTATGGACCTGGGGTAGTCTCTGAAAAAGTGAATATTTTATCATGCTTTATACTTCAAAGTTCTTTTATATTCACTTGTAGTTAGATATTCATAAGTGCTccatgaaatacaaagaaatacgaTTATTTCCCCAGATGGGAACACTGAGAAACAGAGTAGCAAGGAATAACTACTGAGTTTCTTTGCTGATGGTGGGCAGGGCAGCTTGTGTGATAAACCCATGACCTTTGCAGGGGTACCTGCCAGGAACCGCCTTAAGTGCCACAGTCAAAAAGCTGAACTTAGGTAAGTGGAGAAAAGTCAGCAGAAATCTCCGTTTCTTCCTTCTTAACTTAAAAACAGATTCTGCTGAAGCAATGTGTGAGGAATGACAGAGATGTCAAAAGCAAGGTTCTTAAGACACAAACTTGAGTTCCCATCCAGCTCGGAGAACACATGGGAGAGTTTGTGCTCCTGTTCCCAAATGGGTTAGTCTGGGGACTGAGCCTTGGAAGGGCTGCGAAGCAAGGTGCCCATGCATTCAGTAGAGGGACTGGGGAAATACCAGTTGGGGGGCTCTTGTCCTTGTTGGGGGTAAAGATGTAGGTTGAGAGCTTGACTCCAGGTGACAGCAATTGTGATGGGAAATGTAGAACAAgggctttttaatttttggaggtggaaggaagagaatgtTCTGCGCCTTCATGTCTAATCAGTGACCAATTCTTACTTCAAAATTTCACCCACATGTTTTGGCATGAGTGAAAGCAGAGATGGGAGAGAGCAAAGCATGTTCGGAGGAGGACAGGAAACTACACGGCACCGAGTGTTCCTGGTGGGGCCTGGATCACCTGAGCAGTCACCTACCTCCCTTCCAGCCTCTATCCCCTACACACAGCCTTGCCTCTCCCATCAGCAAGGATGTTCCCTGGATCACCTTCCTCTCACTCCACACTGGAGGGGCCTCTGAGAAACAGCTGCTACAGCCACCGAGAAGAAAACCAAAGGCTATAGTTAGAACTGTCCTGGGTCTGTCCTTAGCCTTCACAGGGAACCAAGTGTACAAATGAGAAGATGTTGGCCTTGACTGTGGTGCACTTACATAAAACTTTGATCCTCTACACGGAGGAAATGAAGGTATAAAGCAGTCCAATAACCTCATGAAAGTTGAAGACCATGCAGttacatttgtcaaaataaaGTTAATCCCTTCTCTATGACACTAGGCATACCTCTGCAATCAAGAAGTCCACCTTTTTCCTGGCAAAAACCTCTAGCTGTAGTTGAAAAAGCTTTTTAATTGGTGCTTCATCCTTGTGGTGTTTGTACATTGATGTCTGGCAGAGCCCCCCTGCTACCAAAGCATCCCCTTCGCCAGCCACTTCTCTGGCAAGGTCACAGGCTGCAGCATTGACATATTTCCACTGAGGTTAGAAAGCAAGAGTTCAGATGGTGAGCTTGGCATTTTAAAGGTAAAATATAATATAAGAAAGGGGGCAATGAGCAAGTAAGGTGAGCACAAGTTGCTGTTTTAAACAGCAATTAGAGAAGACCAGCTGTGTTGGCTACCGTTTGCTTTACTACCAGTGTTTTTACCACTATTGTACTTAATACACTAGATTTTAGTATATGCTTGCTTGTTTGCTTCCCATACTTGACTGTGAGCCACTTCAGAATAGGGTCTAGTCCTTTGTCTCATCTTTGTACTGAGCATAGAGAAAGGACTATAAcaggtattcagtaaatgttgGTTGGTTGAATGACTAAATGTGTATTAACATTTGTGAGTATTAACAccttcatttacagaatatcTCACAATAATTCTACATTCTTCTCACTTTTCTTAACACCCTTCTGTGTTTAAGCATAGTTATCTCCATTTTGCACAGAGCAAACCAATGCTTCATGTAGTTAAGTGTTTTGTACAAAGTCATACAGCCAATAAGTGGGACAATTGCGTATTAAACCCAATTCTTGTCATTCCTAGTTCAGTGCTGTATTTCTAAGACCACCCTGTCACCATATGGGCAAGTCAGAAAAGAAGAATGTGAAAAGGGCATCTATTAAATGTTCTTTCTCTACAAAAAAACAGCACAGGAGGATAACTGTCCTTCTAATTGCCTAGTCTTTACAGTCCTATTCTCTTGTATTTCCCTAGCTAAAAAGACAGAAAAGCACATTTGTATAGAATACATACATTAATAGATATTTTATGTGGAGTTTGTAATAACATGTAAGTAACACATTAGGTCAATTCCATTGCTTCCCATCCAGGGGTTGTTTTTATTATAGATGAAGTCTGACCCCTCCCACCACACGCCCACACGTTACAGCTTACCTTGCTCTCCATATTGTCCTCACTAGCAGAAAAGGTGAAAGTCTGCATGACATTTGATCCTGCTCTCAAGAATTCCATGTGAAGCTGACGAACTACAAAGTAGTTGTTTTTTTAGTtgaaatcaaaaaataaaaatcacaggagCTAGTATTTTCGGCTGCAGTAGCTTTTCGACTCACATCTCTTTCAATCAGACACAATTTAAGACCTAGTACTTATAAAAAATTGCAGATTAAGGGTCAGTAGAATTCAAGGACAGGACATGGCAGAGACCATACCAAACTGGAGCTGTTTAGAGTAGCCTCATATTGTCCTGCTGATGAGCCTCAATGGGCTTGCATAGTCACATGCAGAGGTTAAATTGGTTGGCCAAGGGTCCCTTGGTCTCTTGGTCTAGAGAGAGTTTATTCATCTGCTAGTGACATGAAGGATGTAGTTGGTCTACTTACAGTCAGCACTGGAGAGCACTCTAAGTAGAGTGAGGATATTCTTGTGGTGGACAGAATGTAAATGGGTGGCACCACATGAAACCGATTCCGCAGCAAGCAGCTAGGGAGATGCAGTCAGAGAGCTTTCCCTGGCTATCAgaaaatccttcctctcttttcATCTCCCTTCCACACAATCTTTATCCTTGCTATTTCAGCACTTTCCTTCCTGATTTAGCAAAaatggtcttgtaaaattaagaaCAAGTTCTTCTTGGATGAGATAAAAACTTCCTACTAAGCACCAGAGAAACAAAACTCTGTCTTGCCATGTAACTCTAGTGTGTCTGATGAAACAGTAATAATGGCCACTGGGTACTTATGATATGCTCGGCATTTCATACGGGTTAACTCACGAGTCCTCACGACAAGCCCATGTCATGCGCCTTTgtgacagatgaagaaactgacccTTGGAGGAGTCAAAccatttgcccaaggccacacagtcgGTAAGTGGGAGAACCAAGACAAGATCCCAGGTTTCTGGGATACACTGTGCAGATAGGAATAAAACAGAGTGAATCAAAAGTCCCATTTCCAACTTGCATCCTGTTTCAACCATTTCATTCTTTGGCTTTATTTTCCACTTGAATATAGGACAGCAAACCCAAAAGTGAGTAAGAATAGAATTAAAGTTCCAATGTGATGTACTAACCAATCCCGTCACAGTTTCTACTTCTAACTCTGTTTTTTTTCAGCCAGGAGGATGATGCAAAACTGTATTTATTCATCTTCCATGTCCCCAACAGAACTGGCTGTCTATTGTCTATGCTCTGTTAAGCTGCTGGTTACCATTAATCATCCTTACCAAACACAGTTATAATGTAATATGCAAATTAGCCAGAAGGATGACTGTGAAGCAATAAGAGCTTTACTACTTTATGGAAACTCTTGAATATCTACGAGGTAACTATTCATGGAACCAATATTAAGAGGTATATTTTAGCATCCGTGGATATGAAGATGCATggtgaggaggggaggagagagagggaaaggccATTTTTTTCTATATGCTTCAGCCATGTACTTGTCACTGTCTCTGCA from the Manis pentadactyla isolate mManPen7 chromosome 2, mManPen7.hap1, whole genome shotgun sequence genome contains:
- the LOC118926785 gene encoding S-methylmethionine--homocysteine S-methyltransferase BHMT2, with protein sequence MARPSPGRGHLLRGRPTAYGRRGWRWDPPPARGGLLGLRAPRTRRPHSRGGMAAARGPGARKGILERLDSGEVVVGDGSFLITLEKRGYVKAGLWTPEAVLEHPNAVRQLHMEFLRAGSNVMQTFTFSASEDNMESKWKYVNAAACDLAREVAGEGDALVAGGLCQTSMYKHHKDEAPIKKLFQLQLEVFARKKVDFLIAEYFEHAEEAVWAVEVLKESGKPVAATMCIGPEGDMHDVTPGDCAVKLVKAGATIVGVNCRFGPETSLRTMKLMKEGLRAAGLEAHLMVQSLGFHTPDCGKGGFVDIPEYPFGLEARVVTRWDIQKYAREAYNLGVRYIGGCCGFEPYHIRAIAEELVPERGFLPPASEKHGRWGSSLNMHTKPWIRARARREYWENLLPASGRPFCPSLSKPDI